In Desulfovibrio sp. 86, the following proteins share a genomic window:
- a CDS encoding TlpA family protein disulfide reductase, producing the protein MKKIILPLLLCLLLPCAAFAASSASPSSPSASVPSLNLAGLMDLLAKNKGKVVMLNFFATWCPPCQVEVPDLVAVNKKYADKGVLIISLSVDEDSKVVVPFMKKMNMDYPVYMAGRDITKAFQVSSIPHNVFYAKSGQRVISEPGIADTEMLEMVFNKLLEQK; encoded by the coding sequence ATGAAAAAAATCATCCTTCCCCTTTTGCTTTGCCTGCTGTTGCCCTGCGCAGCTTTTGCGGCCTCGTCCGCTTCGCCTTCCTCGCCTTCCGCGTCTGTGCCTTCCCTCAATCTTGCCGGGTTGATGGATCTTCTGGCCAAGAACAAGGGCAAGGTCGTTATGCTCAACTTTTTTGCCACATGGTGCCCCCCCTGCCAGGTGGAAGTGCCCGATCTTGTGGCCGTGAACAAAAAATACGCGGACAAGGGCGTGCTCATCATCAGTCTTTCAGTGGACGAAGACTCCAAGGTCGTTGTTCCCTTCATGAAAAAAATGAATATGGATTATCCTGTATACATGGCTGGACGTGACATCACCAAGGCCTTCCAGGTCAGCAGCATCCCGCACAATGTTTTTTACGCCAAGAGCGGGCAGAGGGTCATATCTGAACCAGGCATAGCCGATACCGAGATGTTGGAAATGGTGTTCAATAAGCTGCTTGAGCAAAAATAG
- a CDS encoding homocysteine S-methyltransferase family protein, whose product MTFRQALGARRPLFLDGAMGTMLQASGLPAGTSPEEFCMENPDILRGIHASYLKAGVDILTSCTFGGNSYKLPKEMDVFAFNKRMATVARAAAADVPRPGDRPVFVAGNVGPTGHFIKPLGPVEPRELIEAFAQQIRGLVAGGVDLIFIETQFDLAEARAAVVAARQECDLPVMVSMTFEQGVSLTGSTPTIFAETMQNMGVDVVGTNCSLGPEQMKPVVAELLGVCACPVMAEPNAGLPELHGTKTVFPLGPEGFAQKTAPFAHMGAQVLGGCCGTTPDHLAALSQALQGLGEISAPRIERRGICLTSRSQLVRIGTGQPLAIIGERINPTGKKQLTLELQEGRFDTAMQFADAQLEAGATVLDVNVGAPLVDETTLLPELVQRLVGRLTVPLSVDSSNAQAIANALPYCPGSFLVNSISGEAGRMELLGPLCRDYGAPFILLPLEGATLPEKAAERIRTVESLIRRAEQLGIPRRLLMVDILALAVSSSPDGARQCLEMTRWCSSEGLPTTLGLSNLSFGLPARDLLNATFLAYAAGAGLSSCIANPSAQRLREAADALKVLGEHDPHAASFISGYAGWKPGEGSVLQRQGGGGAAKSLGEAVLNGDRENVLPLLEAELKSGAEPFTLVQEVLIPAITEVGARYERREYFLPQLIRAAETMQTAFAHLKPLLEAGRGPEERPVVVMATVEGDIHDIGKNIVSLLLGNHGFDVVDAGKDVPAETIVACALEHKASIIGLSALMTTTMVRMEDTIQIVKEKGLPIKVMVGGAAVTQAFADSIGADAYCADAVGAVRAAKNFM is encoded by the coding sequence ATGACATTCAGACAAGCGCTCGGCGCGAGACGTCCTCTTTTTCTGGACGGGGCCATGGGCACCATGCTCCAGGCTTCGGGCCTTCCCGCAGGTACAAGCCCCGAAGAATTCTGTATGGAAAACCCCGATATTCTGCGGGGGATCCATGCTTCCTATCTCAAGGCCGGAGTTGATATTCTGACCTCCTGCACCTTTGGCGGAAATTCTTATAAGCTTCCGAAAGAAATGGATGTTTTTGCATTCAACAAACGCATGGCCACCGTTGCGCGGGCTGCCGCCGCAGACGTTCCCCGTCCGGGGGACCGCCCCGTTTTTGTTGCGGGCAATGTGGGTCCCACCGGGCACTTCATCAAGCCCCTTGGCCCCGTGGAACCCCGTGAGCTTATTGAGGCCTTTGCCCAGCAGATCCGTGGCCTTGTGGCGGGCGGGGTGGATCTTATCTTTATTGAAACCCAGTTCGATCTGGCCGAGGCCAGGGCGGCGGTGGTGGCCGCCCGGCAGGAATGCGACCTGCCGGTCATGGTTTCAATGACGTTTGAGCAGGGCGTCAGCCTTACAGGCTCCACGCCCACCATTTTCGCCGAGACCATGCAGAACATGGGTGTGGATGTGGTGGGAACCAACTGCAGCCTCGGGCCGGAACAGATGAAACCCGTGGTGGCGGAACTTCTGGGCGTCTGCGCCTGCCCCGTCATGGCCGAACCCAATGCTGGGCTGCCTGAACTGCACGGCACGAAAACTGTATTTCCCCTGGGGCCGGAAGGCTTTGCCCAAAAAACCGCCCCCTTTGCCCACATGGGCGCACAGGTGCTCGGCGGCTGCTGCGGCACCACGCCCGACCACCTGGCGGCGCTGTCGCAGGCATTGCAGGGCCTTGGCGAAATTAGCGCGCCCAGGATCGAGCGCAGGGGCATCTGCCTCACAAGCCGCTCGCAACTGGTGCGCATCGGCACGGGGCAGCCTCTGGCCATCATTGGCGAGCGCATCAATCCCACAGGCAAAAAGCAGCTTACGCTGGAATTGCAGGAAGGCCGCTTTGACACGGCCATGCAGTTTGCCGACGCCCAGCTTGAGGCCGGGGCAACCGTTCTTGATGTCAACGTGGGCGCGCCCCTGGTGGATGAAACGACCCTGCTGCCGGAACTGGTGCAAAGGCTCGTGGGACGTCTTACCGTGCCGCTTTCTGTGGACTCGTCCAATGCGCAGGCCATAGCCAATGCCCTTCCGTACTGTCCCGGTTCCTTTCTGGTGAATTCCATCAGCGGCGAAGCCGGACGTATGGAACTGCTGGGGCCGCTGTGCCGCGACTATGGCGCGCCCTTTATCCTGCTGCCCCTTGAAGGGGCGACCCTGCCCGAAAAGGCCGCTGAGCGCATTCGCACGGTGGAAAGCCTGATCCGGCGTGCCGAACAACTGGGCATACCGCGCCGCCTTTTGATGGTGGACATTCTTGCCCTGGCGGTTTCATCCAGCCCGGATGGCGCGCGGCAGTGCCTTGAGATGACGCGCTGGTGCTCCAGCGAGGGGCTGCCCACCACCCTGGGCCTTTCCAACCTTTCTTTCGGCCTGCCCGCGCGCGACCTGCTCAATGCCACGTTTCTGGCTTACGCGGCCGGGGCCGGGCTTTCCTCCTGCATCGCCAACCCTTCGGCGCAGCGCCTGCGTGAGGCGGCTGACGCGCTCAAGGTTCTGGGTGAGCATGACCCGCACGCGGCTTCCTTTATTTCAGGATATGCCGGTTGGAAACCGGGAGAGGGCAGCGTGCTGCAACGCCAGGGCGGCGGGGGGGCGGCCAAAAGCCTGGGGGAGGCCGTACTTAACGGCGACAGGGAAAATGTGCTGCCCCTGCTTGAAGCCGAACTCAAGAGCGGTGCGGAACCGTTCACCCTTGTGCAGGAAGTGCTTATTCCGGCCATCACCGAAGTTGGGGCGCGCTATGAGAGGCGCGAGTATTTTTTGCCCCAGCTTATCCGCGCAGCGGAAACCATGCAGACGGCCTTTGCCCACCTGAAACCCCTGCTCGAAGCCGGGCGCGGGCCGGAAGAAAGGCCTGTGGTTGTCATGGCCACGGTGGAGGGCGACATTCATGATATTGGCAAAAATATTGTGTCCCTGCTGCTTGGCAACCACGGTTTTGACGTCGTTGACGCGGGCAAGGACGTGCCTGCGGAGACCATCGTTGCTTGCGCCCTGGAGCATAAAGCGAGTATTATCGGCTTGTCGGCCTTGATGACCACCACCATGGTACGTATGGAAGACACCATACAGATCGTGAAAGAAAAAGGGCTGCCGATCAAGGTTATGGTAGGAGGCGCGGCCGTCACCCAGGCTTTTGCCGATTCCATCGGAGCGGACGCATATTGCGCCGACGCGGTGGGGGCTGTGCGGGCTGCCAAAAATTTTATGTAG
- a CDS encoding RNA polymerase factor sigma-32, producing MVLDVDELEPAAEHDDDDELELESHDDQDDILDTALDVDMDEPALPLEEGPEGGVPAPASTRLPAVGTRDSLHLYLREMSKFPMLKPEEEHELALRVRDHNDADAAFRLVSSHLRLVVRIAMDFQRRWMQNVLDLVQEGNVGLMRAVNKFDPDKGIKFSYYASFWIKAYILKFIMDNWRMVKIGTTQVQRKLFYNLNRERQKLIMQGFDPDAAMLSERLGVTEDQINEMDQRLASSDMSLNAQVGEESGGATRMDFLPALGPGIEDSLASDEIAGLVRSKLKTIIPKLNEKELYILHNRLLTDEPITLREIGERYNITRERVRQLEARLVEKIGQHMKNDIEDFSDHWIQS from the coding sequence CTGGTGCTTGATGTGGACGAACTGGAGCCAGCCGCCGAACACGACGATGACGACGAGCTTGAGCTTGAGTCCCACGACGATCAGGATGATATCCTTGATACCGCTCTGGACGTGGACATGGACGAGCCCGCCCTGCCCCTTGAAGAAGGTCCGGAGGGCGGCGTGCCTGCGCCCGCGTCCACCCGTCTGCCTGCGGTAGGCACACGCGACAGCCTGCACCTGTACCTGCGGGAAATGAGCAAGTTTCCCATGCTCAAACCCGAAGAAGAGCACGAACTGGCCTTACGCGTACGCGACCATAACGACGCGGACGCGGCCTTTCGTCTTGTGTCGTCGCATCTGCGGCTGGTGGTGCGCATCGCCATGGATTTTCAGCGCCGCTGGATGCAGAACGTGCTGGACCTTGTGCAGGAAGGCAACGTGGGGCTCATGCGCGCGGTCAACAAGTTTGATCCGGACAAGGGCATCAAGTTTTCCTACTATGCCTCGTTCTGGATCAAGGCCTACATTCTCAAGTTCATCATGGACAACTGGCGCATGGTCAAAATCGGCACCACCCAGGTGCAGCGCAAGCTGTTCTACAATCTGAACCGCGAACGCCAGAAGCTCATCATGCAGGGTTTTGACCCTGACGCGGCCATGCTGTCGGAGCGCCTCGGCGTGACCGAAGACCAGATCAACGAGATGGATCAGCGGCTGGCTTCATCCGACATGTCGCTGAACGCACAAGTGGGTGAGGAGTCTGGCGGGGCCACACGCATGGACTTTCTGCCCGCTCTCGGCCCCGGCATTGAAGACAGCCTGGCCTCTGACGAAATCGCGGGACTCGTGCGGTCAAAACTCAAAACCATCATACCCAAACTCAACGAAAAAGAACTGTACATCCTGCACAACAGGTTGCTGACAGACGAGCCGATTACCTTGCGCGAGATAGGCGAACGGTATAATATAACAAGAGAGAGAGTGCGCCAGCTTGAGGCGCGACTGGTGGAAAAAATCGGCCAGCACATGAAGAATGATATAGAAGACTTCTCCGATCACTGGATTCAATCCTAA
- a CDS encoding tetratricopeptide repeat protein, translated as MKRKHLALFCALTLAAVTSFSLLGCGGCAGTKAAAEKNAAVGDACPTALRNVEVRQPEDRLSPEAKSTYAFLLYSQALNAEDEAALLQAAPLMAAAKLPPNIWLEGGVWLVSRKSEGAIPYLEQGLSVAPDDMSLNLLHAEALMEQGTPERGVELMRAYLKKHPGSLDARLELALLLVKSKEYPEAETLLNSVSAKERTPLVDYYHARALIGMNRQADAIPFLQKAIKEMPDFVEAMAELAFIHEQRSEFKPARALYEKLLKLNFSPQDVLLRLIGLSLRMNQPEKALKYMRQGPDTIPFKLTVAGLFIDSRHYLQGETLLKQIAARDDAPVDVYLLLADLNYEQRRDLPMALSWLDKIPPNSKAAPRAALLRIQLLGEAGKEQEALTVTRQAQKQFEDAPQFWELEIRLLARQKQLPQALEVARKASKKWPDNAEMAFLLGSLLDESGDKKEAFKVMEHIITLHPENYQALNYVGYTLAEENRDLEKALSLLTKADALSPDQSYIVDSLAWALYKLGRNEEALKAIRRAVKLDEHVDASIWEHYGDIALKMGLKDEARTAYQKALDLKPANADALRQRLSQL; from the coding sequence ATGAAACGTAAGCACCTAGCGCTCTTTTGCGCCCTGACTCTGGCCGCCGTCACCTCCTTTTCCCTTCTTGGCTGTGGGGGCTGTGCCGGCACCAAGGCTGCCGCCGAAAAAAACGCCGCCGTGGGCGACGCCTGCCCAACCGCACTGCGCAATGTCGAAGTGCGGCAGCCAGAGGATCGTCTTTCGCCTGAAGCAAAAAGTACCTACGCTTTTCTGCTCTATTCCCAGGCGCTCAACGCCGAGGACGAAGCCGCCCTTTTGCAGGCCGCGCCCCTCATGGCCGCCGCAAAACTGCCGCCCAACATCTGGCTTGAGGGCGGCGTCTGGCTGGTAAGCCGCAAGTCCGAAGGGGCCATCCCCTATCTGGAGCAGGGGCTTTCCGTTGCGCCCGACGACATGTCCCTCAACCTGCTCCACGCCGAAGCGCTCATGGAACAGGGCACGCCGGAGCGCGGCGTGGAACTCATGCGGGCCTATCTGAAAAAGCATCCGGGTTCTCTGGACGCGCGCCTGGAACTGGCCCTGCTGCTGGTGAAAAGCAAGGAATATCCCGAAGCCGAAACCCTGCTCAACAGTGTGAGCGCCAAAGAGCGCACGCCGCTGGTGGACTACTACCACGCCCGCGCCCTCATCGGCATGAACCGTCAGGCTGACGCCATACCCTTCCTCCAGAAGGCCATCAAAGAAATGCCGGACTTTGTGGAAGCCATGGCCGAACTGGCCTTCATCCACGAACAGCGCTCGGAATTCAAGCCCGCGCGCGCCCTGTACGAAAAGCTGCTCAAGCTCAATTTTTCGCCTCAGGACGTGCTGCTGCGCCTCATCGGCCTTTCGCTGCGCATGAACCAGCCCGAAAAAGCCCTCAAGTACATGCGCCAGGGGCCGGACACCATACCCTTCAAGCTTACCGTGGCGGGCCTGTTCATCGACTCGCGCCACTACCTTCAGGGAGAAACGCTGCTCAAGCAGATTGCCGCCAGGGACGACGCCCCTGTTGACGTATACCTTTTGCTGGCTGATCTGAACTATGAACAGCGCCGCGACCTGCCCATGGCCCTTTCATGGCTGGACAAAATCCCGCCCAACAGCAAGGCCGCGCCCAGAGCGGCGCTGCTGCGCATACAGCTGCTTGGCGAAGCGGGCAAGGAGCAGGAAGCCCTGACCGTGACCCGGCAGGCCCAAAAACAGTTTGAGGACGCGCCCCAGTTCTGGGAACTGGAAATCCGCCTGCTGGCGCGTCAGAAGCAGCTGCCCCAGGCCCTTGAGGTGGCGCGCAAGGCCTCCAAAAAGTGGCCCGACAATGCGGAAATGGCCTTTCTTCTGGGCTCCCTGCTGGACGAGTCCGGCGACAAGAAGGAAGCCTTCAAGGTTATGGAACACATAATCACCCTGCATCCGGAAAATTATCAGGCCCTCAACTACGTGGGCTATACGCTGGCCGAAGAAAACCGCGATCTTGAAAAGGCCCTGAGCCTGCTCACCAAGGCTGACGCGCTTTCACCCGACCAGTCCTACATTGTGGATTCCCTGGCCTGGGCCCTTTACAAGCTGGGCAGAAATGAAGAGGCCCTCAAGGCCATACGCCGTGCCGTCAAACTCGACGAGCATGTTGACGCTTCCATCTGGGAGCACTATGGCGACATAGCCCTTAAAATGGGGCTCAAAGACGAGGCCCGCACCGCCTATCAGAAGGCGCTGGATCTCAAACCCGCCAATGCGGATGCATTGCGGCAGAGGCTTTCACAGTTATGA
- the rpiB gene encoding ribose 5-phosphate isomerase B translates to MQSIHIASDHTGVDLKTTLAEHLGKKGFTVVNHGTDSSDSCDYPVLAHKLCAAVEASGDPGILICGTGLGVSIAANRHPDIRAALCTTELHARMARQHNNANVLCLGARITGVELAKAIVDAFMENTFEGGRHQRRLDMLNLPA, encoded by the coding sequence ATGCAGTCCATCCATATTGCTTCGGACCATACCGGCGTTGACCTTAAAACCACCCTGGCCGAGCATTTGGGTAAAAAGGGTTTCACTGTCGTCAATCACGGCACCGACTCTTCCGACAGTTGCGACTATCCCGTGCTGGCGCACAAGCTTTGCGCCGCCGTGGAAGCTTCGGGCGATCCGGGCATTCTCATCTGCGGCACGGGGCTCGGCGTTTCCATTGCCGCCAACCGTCATCCCGATATCCGCGCCGCCCTCTGCACCACAGAACTGCACGCGCGCATGGCGCGCCAGCACAATAACGCCAATGTTCTCTGCCTTGGCGCGCGCATAACCGGCGTGGAGCTGGCGAAAGCCATTGTAGACGCTTTTATGGAAAACACCTTTGAGGGCGGCCGCCACCAGCGCCGTCTGGATATGCTCAACCTCCCAGCATAA
- the cysS gene encoding cysteine--tRNA ligase — MQLYNTLGRQKETFVPVHPGKVNMYVCGITAYDYCHIGHARSALVFDVLVRQLRHLGLDVTFVRNFTDVDDKIINRANKENRDWREVAQTYIDAFHEDMDRLGVLRADVEPRATDYIKEIQDLCAKLIAGGKAYATPSGDVYFRVRSYAPYGKLSGRSLDELLSGARVAPGEEKEDPLDFALWKAAKPGEPSWESPWGQGRPGWHIECSAMSESYLPLDIHGGGQDLVFPHHENEIAQTEAVCHCHLARYWVHNGFVQVNAEKMSKSLGNFKTIRDILESYLPETLRFFLLGKHYRSPIDFTADSMDEAEKAQHRVYTALREAEKALQREKWKKIPLPQETADEWAAQPKALDEAMDDDLNTAQALGHIFTQVRIVNRLLEDKNMRASEAVRDILREFLVRAEQWNARLGLFGQQPDAFLTALRGIRASRKNIDMPRVEALLQERQAARANKDFATSDALRQALLDLGVSVRDTPEGQDWDLE; from the coding sequence ATGCAGCTCTACAATACCCTTGGCCGCCAGAAGGAAACATTTGTGCCGGTACACCCCGGCAAGGTGAACATGTATGTCTGCGGCATCACTGCATATGACTACTGCCACATAGGGCACGCCCGCTCGGCGCTGGTGTTCGACGTGCTTGTGCGCCAGTTGCGCCATCTGGGGCTGGACGTGACCTTTGTGCGCAATTTTACGGACGTGGACGACAAGATCATCAACCGCGCCAACAAGGAAAACCGCGACTGGCGCGAAGTGGCCCAGACCTATATTGACGCCTTTCACGAAGACATGGACAGGCTGGGCGTACTGCGTGCGGATGTAGAGCCGCGCGCCACGGATTATATCAAGGAAATTCAGGATCTCTGCGCAAAGCTGATCGCTGGCGGCAAGGCCTATGCCACCCCTTCGGGCGACGTGTACTTCAGGGTGCGCTCGTATGCGCCTTACGGCAAGCTCTCAGGCCGCAGCCTGGACGAACTGCTTTCCGGCGCGCGCGTGGCTCCTGGCGAAGAAAAGGAAGACCCGCTGGACTTTGCCCTGTGGAAGGCCGCCAAGCCCGGCGAACCCTCGTGGGAAAGTCCCTGGGGCCAGGGCAGACCCGGCTGGCACATCGAGTGCTCGGCCATGAGCGAATCCTATCTGCCCCTGGATATTCACGGCGGCGGGCAGGACCTCGTGTTCCCGCACCACGAAAACGAAATCGCCCAGACCGAGGCCGTCTGCCATTGCCATCTGGCCCGCTACTGGGTGCATAACGGCTTTGTGCAGGTCAACGCGGAAAAGATGTCCAAGTCCCTTGGCAACTTCAAGACCATCCGCGACATCCTTGAAAGCTATTTGCCGGAAACCCTGCGCTTCTTCTTGCTGGGCAAGCACTACCGCAGCCCCATCGATTTCACGGCCGACAGCATGGACGAGGCCGAAAAAGCCCAGCACCGGGTGTACACCGCCCTGCGCGAAGCGGAAAAAGCCCTCCAGCGCGAAAAGTGGAAAAAAATCCCCCTGCCCCAGGAGACAGCCGACGAATGGGCCGCGCAGCCCAAGGCGCTGGACGAGGCCATGGACGATGACCTTAATACCGCGCAGGCTCTGGGGCACATCTTCACCCAGGTGCGTATCGTGAACCGCCTGCTTGAAGACAAGAACATGCGCGCCAGCGAAGCCGTGCGGGACATCCTGCGGGAGTTTCTGGTCCGTGCGGAACAGTGGAACGCGCGACTGGGCCTTTTTGGCCAGCAACCCGACGCGTTTTTGACCGCCTTGCGGGGCATACGCGCCAGCCGCAAGAACATTGACATGCCCCGTGTGGAAGCCCTGCTGCAAGAACGGCAGGCTGCCCGCGCCAACAAGGATTTTGCCACCTCCGACGCCCTGCGCCAGGCTTTGCTCGATCTCGGCGTAAGCGTGCGCGACACCCCTGAAGGGCAGGACTGGGATCTCGAGTAG
- a CDS encoding M48 family metallopeptidase, producing the protein MLHYCAPRRWTALIVLLAFLLPQICPAPAQAFFFGGVTIKDEKEMGEKFDVMVRSNLPIIEDPEVKQYVDYMLARLVKAIPPQPFTFKATTILHNSLNAFAVPGGYVYVFTGLIMNLDKEEELAGVLAHELAHVTQRHVASRLQKAQFVTLGSLLLAVAGVAAGGAGGGALAMGALGAGQSAMLNYSRLDENEADQIGLQYLIAAGYPPEGMVAGFKVLRQKSWMSGISVPTYLSTHPALGDRINGLQARIQTMGKSVQNRSQDNKRFTRVKTLLWARYGDDQAALQRFSGSDGLSSMGRGIVLARQNRINEASTAFDQALKASPDDPLVLREAGAFHYRKGDMGRADGLLSKAMRIDPKDYMAAFFYARMLDETNRQAQAVGYYKQVLRYVPEDAEVHEAYARSLGKTGNTPDAYIHMAYSAIYSHNKKLAERYFNEAKSMSARTTDKTAFKRLETVYKERKEIWDKN; encoded by the coding sequence ATGCTGCATTACTGTGCTCCCCGCCGATGGACGGCCCTGATCGTGCTGCTGGCCTTTCTGCTGCCGCAGATATGCCCCGCGCCCGCTCAGGCCTTCTTTTTCGGCGGTGTTACCATTAAAGACGAAAAGGAGATGGGAGAAAAATTCGATGTTATGGTGCGTTCCAATCTGCCCATCATCGAAGACCCTGAGGTCAAGCAGTATGTGGACTATATGCTGGCCCGGCTGGTAAAGGCCATTCCGCCCCAGCCGTTCACCTTCAAGGCCACCACCATACTGCATAATTCTCTCAACGCCTTTGCCGTTCCCGGCGGGTACGTATACGTATTCACCGGGCTTATCATGAATCTGGACAAGGAAGAGGAACTGGCGGGCGTACTGGCCCACGAACTGGCCCACGTCACCCAGCGCCACGTGGCCTCGCGCCTGCAAAAGGCCCAGTTCGTCACCCTCGGCTCACTGCTGCTGGCCGTGGCGGGCGTGGCTGCGGGTGGCGCGGGCGGCGGGGCTCTGGCCATGGGCGCTCTGGGGGCCGGGCAATCGGCCATGCTCAACTACAGCCGCCTGGATGAAAATGAGGCTGACCAAATCGGCCTGCAATACCTCATTGCCGCTGGCTATCCGCCCGAGGGCATGGTGGCGGGCTTCAAGGTGCTGCGCCAGAAAAGCTGGATGAGCGGCATCAGCGTGCCCACCTACCTCTCCACCCACCCCGCCCTGGGCGACCGCATCAACGGGCTCCAGGCCCGCATCCAGACCATGGGCAAGTCCGTCCAGAACCGCAGCCAGGACAACAAGCGCTTCACCCGCGTGAAGACCCTGCTTTGGGCCAGATATGGCGACGATCAGGCGGCCCTGCAACGCTTTTCCGGCAGCGACGGCCTTTCAAGCATGGGCCGGGGCATTGTGCTCGCGAGGCAAAACCGCATAAACGAGGCCAGCACGGCCTTTGACCAGGCCCTCAAGGCCTCCCCGGACGATCCGCTGGTGCTGCGCGAGGCAGGAGCCTTCCACTACCGCAAGGGCGACATGGGCCGGGCTGACGGGCTGCTGTCCAAGGCCATGCGCATTGACCCCAAGGACTACATGGCCGCCTTTTTCTATGCCCGCATGCTGGACGAAACAAACAGGCAGGCGCAAGCGGTCGGTTACTACAAACAGGTGCTGCGCTATGTGCCCGAGGATGCCGAGGTGCACGAAGCCTACGCCCGTTCGCTGGGCAAGACGGGCAATACGCCCGACGCCTACATTCACATGGCTTACAGCGCCATCTACTCACACAACAAAAAACTTGCCGAGCGTTATTTTAACGAGGCCAAGAGCATGTCGGCCCGCACCACGGACAAAACCGCCTTCAAGCGCCTTGAAACCGTCTATAAAGAACGCAAGGAAATCTGGGATAAAAATTGA
- the hslV gene encoding ATP-dependent protease subunit HslV, whose product METHATTILAVRKNGLVALAGDGQVTMGQNMIMKHAAQKVRRLHDGKILAGFAGATADAFTLFELFEAKLKEVRGNMVRAAVEMTKDWRKDKYLRKLEAMLLLADTEHILVLTGTGDVIEPDDNVAAIGSGGPYALAAARALSRHSDLDAETIARESMRIAAEICVYTNDHVTLETL is encoded by the coding sequence ATGGAAACGCACGCCACTACTATTCTCGCCGTTCGCAAAAACGGCCTGGTGGCCCTGGCTGGCGACGGCCAGGTGACCATGGGACAGAACATGATCATGAAGCACGCGGCGCAAAAAGTGCGCCGCCTGCATGACGGCAAAATTCTGGCGGGCTTCGCCGGCGCCACGGCCGACGCCTTTACCCTGTTTGAACTTTTTGAGGCCAAACTCAAGGAAGTGCGCGGTAATATGGTGCGCGCCGCCGTGGAAATGACCAAGGACTGGCGCAAGGACAAATACCTGCGCAAGCTTGAAGCCATGCTGCTTTTGGCCGACACCGAGCACATACTCGTGCTTACGGGCACGGGCGACGTCATTGAACCGGACGACAATGTGGCCGCCATCGGCAGCGGCGGCCCCTACGCTCTTGCGGCGGCACGGGCGCTGTCGCGCCACAGCGACCTTGACGCTGAAACCATAGCGCGCGAATCCATGCGCATTGCCGCCGAGATCTGCGTGTACACCAACGACCACGTGACGCTTGAAACCCTGTAG
- the ispE gene encoding 4-(cytidine 5'-diphospho)-2-C-methyl-D-erythritol kinase — translation MSVVIAGCKVNLGLRITGVRPDGYHEIDSLFYPLSRPCDQLKLRITETPGIVVRCEGPASATLDESDNTLTRAYAAFAAAVASPMPGLEVRLRKGIPSGAGLGGGSSDAAALLRWLNSRTTTPLDAQALAAVALSVGADVPFFLHEGPCRVRGIGEIVEPVRPHLSGLRLVLVCPGIHVSTPRAFADYDAHMASVGGSESQNNLTRDQSKANGTFLSRGRFDADLDNDLETVVFARHPELADIKATLLRCGAVAASMSGSGSSILGLFGREAIVETQAATATLQGENRRVYAHVL, via the coding sequence ATGAGTGTTGTCATTGCGGGCTGCAAGGTGAATCTCGGGCTGCGCATCACCGGCGTGCGCCCGGACGGCTATCACGAGATAGATTCACTCTTCTATCCTCTGTCGCGCCCCTGCGATCAGCTGAAACTGCGTATCACGGAAACCCCCGGCATTGTGGTGCGCTGCGAGGGGCCAGCCAGCGCAACGCTGGACGAAAGCGACAATACCCTTACAAGGGCCTACGCGGCCTTTGCTGCGGCTGTTGCCAGCCCCATGCCCGGCCTTGAAGTGCGCCTGCGCAAAGGCATTCCTTCCGGGGCAGGGCTTGGCGGCGGCAGCAGTGACGCGGCAGCCCTTTTGCGCTGGCTCAACAGCAGGACGACCACGCCGCTGGACGCGCAGGCCCTGGCGGCGGTGGCGCTGAGCGTGGGCGCCGACGTGCCCTTTTTTCTTCATGAAGGCCCCTGTCGCGTTCGCGGCATAGGCGAAATCGTCGAGCCTGTCCGGCCCCATCTGTCCGGCCTGCGCCTCGTGCTGGTATGCCCCGGCATCCACGTGAGCACGCCGCGCGCCTTTGCCGATTACGACGCCCATATGGCTTCCGTGGGCGGCAGCGAAAGCCAAAACAACTTGACAAGAGACCAAAGCAAGGCTAATGGAACTTTTCTCTCCCGAGGGCGGTTTGATGCTGACCTGGACAATGACCTCGAAACTGTTGTCTTTGCACGTCACCCCGAACTTGCCGACATCAAGGCCACCCTGCTGCGCTGCGGCGCCGTAGCGGCCTCAATGAGCGGCAGCGGTTCCAGCATACTGGGACTTTTTGGGCGCGAGGCCATTGTGGAAACACAGGCGGCCACGGCCACGCTTCAGGGAGAGAACAGGCGCGTCTACGCGCATGTGCTGTAA